Proteins encoded within one genomic window of Chitinophaga parva:
- a CDS encoding glycoside hydrolase family 10 protein, whose amino-acid sequence MVKHFLAIVIFLWISVGAAWGQVSPKRELRAVWIATVANIDWPSSKYLSSYQQQQEFINLLDQFKNNGFNAVVVQIRPAADAFYLSQLEPWSEYLTGYQGQAPNPYYDPLAFMIEEAHKRGMEFHAWFNPYRAAMNANGNVSPGHITRLRPTWFVTYDGRKYFDPGLPEVQQYVASVINDVVKRYDIDAVHFDDYFYPYPVPGRGFNDDASYRQYNHGLARDDWRRANIDSLIQRVSANIKAIKPFVKFGISPFGVWRNHDRDFEGSYTHGGQTNYDDLYADVLLWLKKGWIDYVAPQLYWEFNHRLVAFDVLLPWWAQHGYGRHVYIGHGVYKLGTTAPWKNPNELPQQIEATRTMGTVQGSIFYSAKSFAGNPYGIQDSLRTHLYKYPALRPEMPWIKYPVPQAPYFSDAFEKPNGLEIHWEDNDTSHLTQQYVLYRFADKEPANFNDASKILAIVPQAPDPVYLDATYERGKNYTYYVTALNRLQNESAHDLPLQVVVEANGRRRFVFE is encoded by the coding sequence ATGGTGAAGCATTTTCTGGCTATTGTTATTTTCCTATGGATCAGTGTGGGTGCGGCTTGGGGGCAGGTATCGCCCAAACGGGAACTGCGGGCTGTGTGGATAGCCACCGTAGCCAATATTGATTGGCCTTCTTCCAAATATCTCTCCAGCTACCAGCAACAACAGGAGTTTATCAACCTGCTGGACCAGTTTAAGAATAATGGTTTCAATGCCGTGGTGGTGCAGATCCGCCCCGCTGCGGATGCGTTTTACCTGTCGCAACTGGAGCCATGGTCTGAGTACCTTACCGGCTACCAGGGCCAGGCACCCAATCCATATTACGACCCGCTGGCCTTCATGATAGAAGAAGCCCACAAGCGGGGCATGGAATTTCACGCGTGGTTCAATCCCTACCGCGCCGCCATGAATGCCAATGGCAACGTGTCCCCCGGCCACATCACCCGCCTGCGCCCCACCTGGTTTGTCACCTACGACGGGCGCAAGTACTTTGACCCCGGGCTGCCGGAAGTACAGCAGTACGTGGCTTCCGTGATCAATGACGTGGTGAAGCGGTATGATATAGATGCCGTGCATTTTGACGACTACTTTTATCCATACCCCGTGCCAGGCCGCGGTTTTAATGACGATGCCAGCTACCGCCAGTACAATCATGGCCTGGCCCGCGACGACTGGCGCCGCGCCAATATTGACTCCCTCATTCAGCGCGTGAGCGCCAACATCAAGGCCATCAAGCCTTTCGTGAAATTCGGCATCAGTCCCTTTGGTGTGTGGCGCAACCACGACCGCGACTTTGAAGGCTCTTACACCCATGGCGGGCAGACCAACTATGATGACCTGTACGCGGATGTGCTGCTCTGGTTAAAAAAAGGATGGATAGATTATGTGGCCCCACAACTGTATTGGGAGTTCAACCACCGCCTGGTGGCCTTTGATGTGCTGCTGCCCTGGTGGGCCCAGCATGGCTACGGGCGCCACGTGTACATAGGACATGGTGTGTACAAACTGGGCACCACCGCGCCCTGGAAAAACCCGAACGAACTGCCCCAGCAGATCGAGGCCACCCGCACCATGGGCACCGTGCAGGGTAGCATCTTCTACAGCGCCAAATCCTTTGCCGGCAATCCTTACGGCATACAGGATTCCCTGCGCACGCATTTGTATAAATACCCCGCCCTGCGCCCGGAAATGCCCTGGATAAAATATCCTGTGCCACAGGCACCTTACTTCAGTGACGCGTTTGAGAAACCAAACGGCCTGGAGATCCACTGGGAAGACAATGATACATCCCATCTTACCCAGCAGTACGTGCTGTACCGCTTTGCAGACAAAGAGCCGGCAAACTTCAACGACGCTTCCAAGATCCTGGCCATCGTGCCACAGGCGCCGGACCCGGTGTACCTGGACGCCACCTACGAAAGAGGAAAGAACTATACTTATTATGTAACGGCGCTGAACCGCCTGCAGAATGAAAGTGCGCATGACCTGCCCCTGCAGGTGGTAGTGGAGGCAAACGGGCGGCGCAGGTTCGTATTTGAATAG